One genomic window of Actinoplanes lobatus includes the following:
- a CDS encoding efflux RND transporter periplasmic adaptor subunit — MNALRRPTTVVNALLVLLIVSAGLWSWTLLRDASKTTGANASGARTVNVAQGTVTRTASADGTVASAATASATFTTPGTVTAIKVKVGDKVGAGALLARVDPTGAERDLELARAGLAAAEDAMARAEEAGTDTGPAADAVTGAELAVDEAEAAVAGTRLTAPAAGTVVAVNGSLGGPSATGEDGFVDLADLNRLQITAAYPEAAATELAEGQSATVTWNALHGAETTGEVTAIAPAATGESGVAAYGVTVSLPDPPAGAKPGQTVKVAVVTGNVENAVTVDSAAVTSTGDGKTVTVVDSAGKRETRQVRVGLEGDGTCQIIAGLAPGERVVLPATTALRYE; from the coding sequence GTGAATGCGCTGCGCCGTCCCACCACGGTGGTGAACGCCCTGCTGGTGCTGCTGATCGTCAGCGCCGGGCTGTGGAGCTGGACCCTGCTGCGGGACGCCTCGAAGACGACCGGGGCGAACGCCTCCGGGGCGCGGACGGTGAACGTCGCCCAGGGCACGGTCACCCGGACCGCGTCCGCGGACGGCACCGTGGCCAGCGCCGCCACCGCCAGCGCCACCTTCACCACGCCCGGAACGGTCACCGCGATCAAGGTGAAGGTCGGCGACAAGGTCGGCGCGGGCGCCCTGCTGGCCCGGGTCGACCCCACCGGCGCCGAACGCGATCTGGAGCTGGCCCGGGCCGGCCTGGCCGCCGCCGAGGACGCCATGGCCCGTGCCGAGGAGGCCGGCACCGACACCGGCCCCGCGGCCGACGCCGTCACCGGGGCCGAACTGGCCGTCGACGAGGCGGAGGCCGCCGTCGCCGGGACCAGGCTGACCGCACCGGCGGCCGGGACGGTGGTCGCGGTCAACGGGTCGCTGGGCGGGCCGAGCGCGACCGGCGAGGACGGGTTCGTCGACCTGGCCGACCTGAACCGGCTCCAGATCACCGCCGCCTATCCGGAGGCCGCCGCCACCGAACTCGCGGAGGGCCAGAGCGCCACCGTCACCTGGAACGCTCTGCACGGCGCCGAGACCACCGGCGAGGTGACCGCGATCGCCCCGGCCGCCACCGGCGAGAGCGGCGTGGCGGCCTACGGCGTGACGGTCAGCCTCCCGGACCCGCCGGCGGGCGCCAAACCCGGCCAGACCGTGAAGGTCGCGGTCGTCACCGGCAACGTGGAGAACGCCGTCACGGTCGACTCGGCGGCCGTCACGAGCACCGGCGACGGGAAGACCGTGACCGTCGTGGACAGCGCCGGCAAGCGGGAGACACGGCAGGTCCGGGTCGGCCTGGAAGGGGACGGCACATGCCAGATCATCGCGGGCCTGGCCCCCGGGGAGCGCGTCGTGCTGCCGGCGACCACCGCCCTGCGCTACGAATGA
- a CDS encoding MurR/RpiR family transcriptional regulator yields the protein MTSPRSTPSERFDRNVQRRSAQVLKQRVLEQQRTEFEKALAWAAEQDAIERAAALIVSARRRYLIGHGKSLSYASMLAVDLSAGLSGVHLVDGASARPLDVLSDIRQGDLLIAVSMSRYRRETVDVASAYARRGGDLVLITDADDTPLSAHATAGIVIGAESASYANSPTSVVLALHLLATLTIASSKGAGRRLRDRDDLAAELGLYTGDTDET from the coding sequence GTGACGAGCCCGCGTTCCACCCCGTCCGAACGGTTCGACCGCAACGTGCAGCGCCGCTCCGCCCAGGTGCTCAAGCAGCGTGTCCTGGAGCAGCAGCGCACCGAGTTCGAGAAGGCGCTCGCCTGGGCCGCCGAACAGGACGCCATCGAACGGGCCGCCGCCCTGATCGTGTCGGCCCGCCGGCGCTACCTGATCGGGCACGGCAAGTCGCTCAGCTACGCCTCGATGCTGGCGGTCGACCTGAGCGCCGGGCTGTCCGGCGTGCATCTGGTCGACGGCGCCTCGGCCCGGCCGCTCGACGTGCTCAGCGACATCCGGCAGGGCGACCTGCTGATCGCCGTGTCCATGTCCCGCTACCGCCGGGAGACCGTGGACGTGGCGTCGGCGTACGCGCGGCGCGGCGGCGACCTGGTGCTGATCACCGACGCCGACGACACCCCGCTGTCCGCCCACGCCACGGCCGGCATCGTGATCGGCGCCGAGAGCGCGTCGTACGCGAACTCGCCCACCTCGGTCGTGCTCGCCCTGCACCTGCTCGCCACCCTGACCATCGCCAGCTCCAAGGGGGCCGGCCGCCGCCTGCGCGACCGTGACGACCTCGCCGCGGAACTGGGCCTCTACACCGGGGACACGGACGAGACATGA
- the menC gene encoding o-succinylbenzoate synthase, translating into MMRIEKVELRRVRLPLVHRFQTSSHAKRELEHILVTLTGTDGAVGWGEIASPSGPFYSAETVDSCWAVARTFLAPLVLAAEWEHPSELAAAMAKVRGNHFARAGFDMAGWALWSRAMGVPLSKALGGERAKVEAGVSLGIEPTIDDLLAQVGARVAEGYRRVKLKIAPGWDVEPVRAVRAAFPSVPVHVDANGAYLFDDCAIFEELDRLGLLMIEQPFAPRALVDHAALQAVLKTPICLDESVEEVDDLVTALRLGAGRILNIKVSRMGGLTPAVRAHDLAVAHDVPVWCGGMHEFGIGRAANVALSSLPGFTLPSDVSGSDKYYARDVTCEPVVCDGGFVEVPSAPGLGWEADLDFLESRTTGRETVSP; encoded by the coding sequence ATGATGCGGATCGAGAAGGTGGAGCTGCGCCGGGTCCGGCTGCCGCTGGTGCACCGGTTCCAGACCAGCTCCCACGCCAAACGGGAGCTGGAGCACATCCTCGTCACCCTCACCGGTACGGACGGGGCCGTCGGCTGGGGTGAGATCGCCTCGCCGAGCGGGCCGTTCTACTCCGCCGAGACGGTGGACAGCTGCTGGGCGGTGGCCCGCACGTTCCTGGCGCCGCTCGTGCTGGCCGCGGAGTGGGAGCATCCGTCCGAGCTGGCGGCCGCGATGGCGAAGGTGCGGGGGAACCATTTCGCGCGGGCCGGGTTCGACATGGCGGGCTGGGCACTGTGGTCGCGCGCGATGGGCGTACCCCTCTCGAAAGCTCTCGGGGGTGAGCGGGCGAAGGTCGAAGCCGGTGTGTCGCTCGGCATCGAACCCACCATCGACGACCTGCTCGCCCAGGTCGGGGCCCGGGTGGCCGAGGGGTACCGGCGGGTGAAGCTGAAGATCGCACCGGGCTGGGACGTCGAGCCGGTCCGCGCGGTCCGTGCCGCCTTCCCCTCCGTGCCGGTGCACGTGGACGCCAATGGGGCCTATCTTTTTGATGATTGCGCGATCTTCGAGGAGTTGGACAGGCTCGGCCTGCTGATGATCGAGCAGCCGTTCGCCCCGCGCGCTCTGGTCGACCACGCCGCGCTGCAAGCCGTCCTGAAGACGCCGATCTGCCTGGACGAGTCGGTCGAGGAGGTGGACGACCTGGTCACCGCGCTGCGGCTGGGCGCCGGGCGGATCCTCAACATCAAGGTCTCCCGGATGGGCGGGCTCACCCCCGCGGTCCGCGCCCACGATCTGGCCGTCGCCCACGACGTGCCGGTGTGGTGCGGCGGCATGCACGAGTTCGGGATCGGCCGGGCCGCGAACGTGGCGCTCAGCTCGCTGCCCGGCTTCACCCTGCCGTCGGACGTCTCCGGCTCGGACAAGTACTACGCCCGGGACGTCACCTGCGAGCCGGTCGTCTGCGACGGCGGGTTCGTCGAGGTGCCCTCCGCGCCCGGTCTGGGCTGGGAGGCCGACCTGGACTTCCTCGAATCGCGGACGACCGGCCGGGAGACGGTCAGCCCTTGA
- a CDS encoding GNAT family N-acetyltransferase translates to MELSVRELDGLAEWTAAARLYRTVFGYEEPEYGLSPRLLAALRENSGSVIGALGPSGGLVGFCFGFSAVDAGEVYHYSQAAVVAPEAQGLGVGRLLKQAQADVARGTGARTMRWTFDPYALRNAHFNLAVLGATGVRFLPDYYGGDTDRILVSWDLWHARKSGVPGPPVRTPADPRFAAPSLSDRARLRASLQERFASGGRLVGVARVPGDADRVVYTFENAEL, encoded by the coding sequence ATGGAGCTGTCGGTGCGGGAGCTCGACGGGCTCGCCGAGTGGACTGCGGCGGCCCGCCTCTACCGGACGGTCTTCGGCTACGAGGAGCCGGAGTACGGGTTGAGCCCCCGCCTGCTGGCCGCCCTCCGGGAGAACTCCGGCTCGGTGATCGGCGCCCTCGGCCCGTCCGGCGGCCTGGTCGGCTTCTGCTTCGGCTTCTCCGCTGTCGACGCCGGCGAGGTCTACCACTACTCGCAGGCCGCCGTCGTCGCTCCCGAGGCTCAGGGCCTCGGCGTCGGCCGCCTGCTCAAACAGGCGCAGGCCGACGTGGCGCGCGGCACGGGGGCGCGCACCATGCGGTGGACCTTCGATCCGTACGCGCTGCGCAACGCCCACTTCAACCTGGCCGTGCTGGGCGCCACCGGGGTGAGGTTCCTGCCCGACTACTACGGTGGCGACACCGACCGGATCCTGGTCAGCTGGGACCTGTGGCACGCCCGCAAGTCCGGCGTCCCCGGCCCGCCCGTGCGGACCCCGGCCGACCCGCGGTTCGCCGCGCCGTCGCTGTCCGACCGGGCCCGGCTGCGCGCGAGCCTCCAGGAACGGTTCGCGTCCGGCGGCCGTCTGGTCGGTGTCGCCCGGGTGCCGGGGGACGCGGACCGGGTCGTCTACACGTTCGAGAATGCCGAACTGTGA
- a CDS encoding DUF3040 domain-containing protein, with protein sequence MLSDDDRRTLAELESELEADPEFAARMAAPESEVRFPIVFALCVALFVLVPPVMILFGWPGVIITVDVFAAVIAVILIARHRRER encoded by the coding sequence ATGCTGAGCGATGATGATCGGCGGACCCTCGCCGAGCTGGAGAGCGAGCTCGAAGCCGACCCCGAGTTCGCCGCGCGGATGGCCGCGCCGGAGTCCGAGGTCCGGTTCCCGATCGTCTTCGCCCTCTGCGTCGCCCTGTTCGTCCTGGTTCCGCCGGTGATGATACTTTTCGGGTGGCCTGGTGTGATCATCACGGTCGACGTGTTCGCCGCGGTCATCGCCGTCATCCTGATCGCACGCCACCGCCGGGAGCGCTGA
- a CDS encoding M20/M25/M40 family metallo-hydrolase: MPSPELEALHRYTVLESPTGDARSLAALAGTLEADAGRAGFTTAREPHPTGDHLLWNLPARGIAGPPILLLSHYDTVWPVGTLATMPWSVEGDVVRGPGVYDTKAGLVALLAAAAEIKDQDHPEVRVIVVADEEIGSPSAGDLVRAEAGRAAVVLGLEPPHPGGDLKTGRRGSTRARIEVTGVEAHAALDPGAGANAIDELVDQLIHVRTVAERRPVLLNTGTIAGGGRTNVVAGRAHADLGLRFSDPADEEALLGELRALRPVRERATVSARLLSHRPTWRPDHAGAQLLDRIRGIAAGLGQTLDGRPADGAADTNTTGALGRPTVDGLAPRGGGAHARTEWVSADGMAERTALLTALLGPSGLVPRLR; encoded by the coding sequence ATGCCGTCACCCGAGCTCGAAGCGCTGCACCGGTACACGGTCCTCGAGTCACCCACCGGGGATGCCCGCTCGCTGGCCGCCCTGGCCGGGACGCTGGAGGCGGACGCCGGGCGGGCCGGTTTCACGACCGCCCGCGAGCCGCACCCGACCGGCGACCACCTGCTCTGGAACCTGCCCGCCCGCGGCATCGCCGGCCCGCCGATCCTGCTGCTGTCCCACTACGACACCGTGTGGCCGGTCGGCACGCTCGCCACCATGCCCTGGTCGGTGGAGGGTGACGTGGTGCGCGGCCCCGGCGTCTACGACACCAAGGCCGGTCTCGTCGCGCTTCTCGCGGCGGCGGCCGAGATCAAGGATCAGGACCATCCCGAGGTACGGGTGATCGTCGTCGCCGACGAGGAGATCGGCTCGCCCAGCGCCGGAGACCTGGTGCGCGCCGAGGCCGGGCGGGCCGCGGTGGTGCTCGGCCTGGAGCCGCCGCACCCGGGCGGCGACCTGAAGACGGGCCGCCGGGGCAGCACCCGGGCCCGGATCGAGGTGACCGGGGTGGAGGCGCACGCCGCACTGGACCCGGGCGCCGGGGCCAACGCCATCGACGAGCTGGTCGACCAGCTGATCCACGTCCGGACGGTGGCGGAGCGGCGGCCGGTGCTGCTGAACACCGGGACGATCGCCGGCGGCGGCCGGACCAACGTGGTGGCCGGCCGGGCGCACGCCGACCTGGGGCTGCGGTTCTCCGACCCGGCCGACGAGGAGGCGCTGCTCGGCGAACTGCGGGCGCTACGGCCGGTCCGGGAGCGGGCGACCGTGTCGGCGCGGCTGCTGTCGCACCGGCCCACCTGGCGGCCCGACCACGCCGGGGCCCAGCTGCTGGACCGGATCCGGGGCATCGCCGCCGGCCTCGGGCAGACCCTGGACGGCCGTCCGGCCGACGGCGCGGCGGACACCAACACCACCGGCGCGCTGGGGCGGCCCACCGTGGACGGGCTGGCGCCCCGCGGCGGCGGTGCGCACGCCCGTACCGAATGGGTGTCGGCCGACGGCATGGCCGAACGGACCGCCCTGCTCACCGCCCTCCTCGGCCCCTCGGGTCTGGTCCCGCGGCTCCGGTGA
- a CDS encoding efflux RND transporter periplasmic adaptor subunit — MSRKTGRNGRWIGAFLVMAGAVAAGIILAVLRTDTGAPAPTVVAVADRGEVTRDVATTGTIEPATTRGLAFGVNGTVASVSVRPGNRVTKGQALAALDGTGAADDVSDAEAALSEAQSRLTEAKNVSVSTTAGATDCARPKAAAARPCATRGYPDTGGDPVLTAEQRVYQAAHRVEEAEQALKGTTLKAPIAGTVLAVEGSVGDHAQSGSTFVSLADTDAMRVRAAFPEADAATLLTGQPATIMPAGSDGTYAGEVVQVDPVGTSDGTLVRYGVLLSVAHPPSDLLVGQSAQVEVRTGHVDNALRVPSTAVHDVSGDSGTVLVRSGGGLVERTVTLGLQGDEHTEIVGGLAEGDQVVRYR; from the coding sequence GTGAGCAGGAAAACGGGGCGAAACGGTCGGTGGATCGGCGCCTTCCTCGTGATGGCGGGCGCCGTGGCCGCCGGGATCATCCTGGCCGTGCTGCGGACGGACACCGGCGCGCCCGCCCCCACCGTGGTCGCCGTCGCCGACCGCGGCGAGGTCACCCGGGACGTGGCCACCACCGGCACGATCGAGCCCGCCACCACCCGCGGCCTGGCCTTCGGCGTGAACGGCACCGTCGCGTCGGTGTCGGTACGCCCCGGCAACCGGGTCACCAAGGGGCAGGCCCTCGCCGCGCTCGACGGCACCGGCGCGGCCGACGACGTGAGCGACGCCGAGGCCGCCCTGTCCGAGGCGCAGAGCCGGCTCACCGAGGCGAAGAACGTCTCGGTGAGCACCACGGCCGGCGCCACCGACTGCGCCCGGCCGAAGGCGGCAGCCGCCCGGCCGTGCGCCACCCGGGGCTACCCGGACACCGGCGGCGATCCGGTCCTCACCGCCGAACAGCGGGTCTACCAGGCCGCACACCGGGTCGAGGAGGCCGAGCAGGCCCTCAAGGGCACGACTCTCAAGGCGCCGATCGCGGGCACCGTGCTCGCCGTCGAGGGCAGCGTCGGCGACCACGCGCAGAGCGGATCCACCTTCGTCAGCCTGGCCGACACGGACGCCATGCGGGTCCGCGCCGCGTTCCCGGAGGCCGACGCCGCCACCCTCCTGACCGGCCAGCCCGCCACCATCATGCCGGCCGGGTCGGACGGCACGTACGCCGGCGAGGTGGTGCAGGTCGACCCGGTCGGCACCTCGGACGGCACCCTGGTCCGGTACGGCGTGCTGCTGTCCGTCGCCCACCCGCCGAGCGACCTGCTGGTCGGGCAGAGCGCCCAGGTCGAGGTGCGGACCGGCCACGTGGACAACGCGCTGCGGGTGCCGTCGACCGCGGTCCACGACGTGTCCGGCGACTCCGGCACGGTGCTGGTGCGCAGTGGCGGGGGGCTGGTCGAGCGCACCGTGACGCTCGGGTTGCAGGGCGACGAGCACACCGAGATCGTCGGCGGGCTCGCCGAGGGCGACCAGGTCGTACGTTACCGATGA
- a CDS encoding sensor histidine kinase, whose amino-acid sequence MSAHTPVADDRPSIASARPLRFSLVAGVTGLTAAALAITWLTAALALRAYLLERIDDRLAAAVALVREGAAPVPEQGPDSATPVTDYLIEFRRADGLTVRLDGGTPLPAEPLLDGADPAVPGPQTVRGAYRVRVVRGVNGTMLIGLPLAPVRDAVTRLATTAAFTAVTVLTLLTVLARWLVIRRLRPLEEIAAIAGAIADGDLDRRVGAPEPGSPAARTEVGRLSVAVDGMLTRIQTSMAVMRTFVADASHELRTPLTSISGYLQLIRGGAVDLAARPDVLGRLEEASSRMGVLVDGLLYLARLESEPPARREPVDLAVLVHDAVTHARAAEPDRPLTVRVIAPVTVAGDEGTLRRVLANLLGNVRAHTPPGTPAQITVSANGDRVRVTVADQGPGMTAEAAGRAFERFWRADAARTYAGGFGLGLAIVAEVVRAHGGVTGIDTGDGVAVWFELPAAATPGDRATVTRDAGSEGTR is encoded by the coding sequence ATGAGCGCGCACACCCCGGTCGCCGATGACCGGCCCTCCATCGCCTCCGCCCGGCCTCTTCGGTTCTCGCTGGTCGCCGGGGTGACCGGGCTGACCGCGGCGGCGCTGGCGATCACCTGGCTGACCGCGGCGCTGGCGCTGCGGGCGTACCTGCTGGAGCGCATCGACGACCGGCTCGCCGCGGCGGTGGCCCTGGTCCGGGAAGGGGCCGCGCCGGTACCCGAACAAGGCCCGGACTCGGCAACGCCCGTCACCGACTATCTGATCGAGTTCCGTCGCGCCGACGGGCTCACGGTCCGCCTGGACGGCGGCACCCCGCTGCCGGCCGAACCGCTGCTGGACGGCGCCGATCCCGCCGTTCCGGGCCCGCAGACCGTGCGCGGCGCCTACCGGGTCCGGGTCGTTCGGGGCGTCAACGGGACGATGCTGATCGGCCTGCCGCTGGCCCCGGTCCGGGACGCCGTCACCCGGCTCGCCACGACCGCCGCGTTCACCGCCGTCACGGTGCTGACGCTGCTCACCGTACTGGCCCGCTGGCTGGTGATCCGCCGGCTGCGCCCGCTCGAGGAGATCGCCGCCATCGCCGGAGCGATCGCCGACGGCGACCTGGACCGGCGGGTCGGCGCCCCGGAACCGGGCAGCCCCGCGGCCCGGACCGAGGTGGGCCGGCTCTCGGTGGCGGTCGACGGCATGCTCACCCGGATTCAGACCAGCATGGCCGTGATGCGCACCTTCGTGGCGGACGCGTCGCACGAGCTGCGCACCCCGCTCACCTCGATCAGCGGCTACCTCCAGCTCATCCGCGGCGGTGCGGTCGACCTGGCCGCCCGGCCCGACGTGCTGGGCCGCCTCGAGGAGGCATCCAGCCGGATGGGTGTCCTCGTCGACGGACTGCTCTACCTGGCCCGGCTGGAGTCCGAGCCGCCGGCCCGGCGCGAACCGGTCGACCTGGCCGTGCTCGTCCACGACGCGGTCACCCACGCCCGCGCCGCCGAACCGGACCGTCCACTGACCGTGCGGGTCATCGCCCCGGTGACGGTCGCCGGCGACGAGGGCACCTTGCGCCGGGTTCTGGCCAACCTGCTCGGCAACGTCCGCGCACACACCCCGCCCGGCACCCCGGCGCAGATCACGGTGAGCGCGAACGGCGACCGTGTCCGGGTCACCGTCGCCGATCAGGGGCCCGGGATGACGGCCGAGGCGGCGGGGCGGGCGTTCGAGCGGTTCTGGCGGGCGGACGCGGCACGGACGTACGCGGGTGGCTTCGGCCTGGGTCTCGCGATCGTGGCCGAGGTGGTCCGCGCCCACGGCGGCGTCACCGGCATCGACACCGGCGACGGTGTCGCCGTGTGGTTCGAACTCCCGGCCGCGGCCACGCCGGGCGACCGGGCCACCGTCACGCGCGATGCGGGCAGCGAGGGCACGCGATGA
- a CDS encoding MMPL family transporter, which produces MSAAREGGPVHRWFTGAGRLAVRRPWWTISTWLLVTVAVAAMVVTFGRPVDDDTTMPGSAAQHGRDLLEIHFPGTGGATGQIIVRSTDGPLDEEAVRAAADRIEELDHVDAVTAPTTEAGSLTADRDTGYLTVQFDVGPRDIDAELTAAVLTAAAPAADEVLPGGTLARPAADTRRSEALGIGVALVVLVAAFGGLVAAGLPLLTALLTLVCGLGAIGLAGHLTAVPEVATTLATMIGLGVGIDYALFMITRYRSLLTTGVPVPEAIVTTVASSGSAVAFAGGTVIVALAGLAVAGVPILATLGWTAGLIVLVAVAAAVTLLPALLMVLGHRIDALPIRRRPHVQRPVRPSMWAALSDRVTRRPWPYALASTVLLLVVAAPVTVMTLGQTDAGDQPPGSAGRIGHDVLAAEFGPGITGPLTVIAELTPPAPVPMTLRSPSPSPGGHTSAGPASPRPSGAGGTAATGTPGPRVRDPRVDALVKALTEVPGVERVHPPRISSDGQAVTVRVIPETGPGDPATVATAERIAAVKAGRLDIYVTGQTAMKAALAERVGGRMPYVIGLVVILAALLVLAAFRAPVVAVKAAVMNLFSVAAAYGVLTAVFQWGWGVTLVGLSGPVPIESYVPMLLFALLFGLSMDYEVFLLTAVRESWDATGDNRTSVREGLAATGVVITSAALIMVCVFASFVLTSSPVVKMTGLGLAVAIAIDATIIRGLLVPATMAMLGRANWWTPGRDPVNRP; this is translated from the coding sequence ATGAGCGCGGCGCGGGAGGGCGGCCCGGTGCACCGGTGGTTCACCGGGGCCGGGCGGCTGGCGGTCCGGCGGCCCTGGTGGACGATCAGTACGTGGTTGCTGGTCACGGTGGCGGTCGCCGCGATGGTGGTGACCTTCGGGCGCCCGGTCGACGACGACACCACGATGCCGGGCAGCGCCGCCCAGCACGGGCGCGACCTGCTGGAGATCCACTTTCCGGGCACGGGCGGGGCCACCGGCCAGATCATCGTGCGGTCCACGGACGGTCCGCTGGACGAGGAGGCGGTGCGGGCCGCCGCCGACCGGATCGAGGAACTGGACCACGTGGACGCGGTGACGGCGCCCACCACGGAGGCCGGCTCACTGACCGCGGACCGTGACACCGGCTATCTCACGGTCCAGTTCGACGTGGGCCCCCGCGACATCGACGCGGAGCTGACCGCCGCGGTGCTGACCGCCGCCGCGCCCGCCGCCGACGAGGTGCTCCCCGGTGGCACGCTGGCCCGGCCCGCGGCGGACACCCGCCGCAGCGAGGCCCTCGGCATCGGCGTGGCGCTGGTCGTGCTGGTCGCCGCCTTCGGTGGCCTGGTCGCCGCCGGGCTGCCCCTGCTGACCGCCCTGCTCACCCTGGTCTGCGGCCTCGGCGCGATCGGTCTGGCCGGTCACCTGACCGCCGTACCGGAGGTGGCCACCACCCTGGCCACCATGATCGGCCTGGGGGTGGGCATCGACTACGCCCTCTTCATGATCACCCGGTACCGTTCGCTGCTGACCACCGGCGTCCCCGTCCCCGAGGCGATCGTCACCACGGTCGCCTCCTCCGGAAGCGCGGTGGCCTTCGCCGGCGGCACGGTGATCGTCGCGCTGGCCGGCCTGGCCGTCGCCGGCGTCCCGATCCTGGCCACCCTGGGCTGGACCGCCGGTCTGATCGTCCTGGTCGCGGTGGCCGCCGCGGTCACCCTCCTGCCCGCCCTGCTCATGGTGCTGGGCCACCGGATCGACGCGCTCCCGATCCGCCGCCGCCCGCACGTCCAGCGGCCGGTCCGCCCGTCGATGTGGGCCGCCCTCTCCGACCGGGTGACCCGCCGCCCGTGGCCGTACGCCCTGGCCAGCACCGTTTTGCTGCTGGTCGTGGCCGCTCCGGTGACGGTCATGACCCTGGGCCAGACCGACGCCGGAGACCAGCCGCCCGGCAGCGCGGGCCGGATCGGCCACGACGTCCTGGCCGCCGAGTTCGGCCCCGGTATCACCGGCCCGCTCACCGTGATCGCCGAGCTGACGCCGCCGGCGCCCGTCCCCATGACTCTCCGGTCCCCCTCCCCGTCGCCCGGCGGCCACACCTCCGCCGGGCCCGCTTCCCCGCGGCCGAGCGGCGCGGGCGGGACGGCCGCCACCGGGACGCCGGGACCGCGGGTCCGTGATCCGCGGGTGGACGCGCTGGTCAAGGCACTCACGGAGGTGCCCGGCGTGGAACGGGTGCACCCGCCGCGGATCTCCTCGGACGGGCAGGCCGTCACGGTACGGGTGATCCCCGAGACCGGGCCCGGTGACCCGGCCACCGTGGCGACGGCCGAACGCATCGCCGCCGTGAAGGCCGGAAGGCTGGACATCTACGTCACCGGGCAGACGGCGATGAAGGCCGCCCTGGCCGAGCGGGTGGGTGGGCGGATGCCGTACGTCATCGGTCTGGTCGTGATCCTGGCCGCGTTGCTGGTGCTGGCGGCGTTCCGCGCGCCGGTGGTGGCCGTCAAGGCCGCCGTGATGAACCTGTTCTCGGTGGCCGCCGCTTACGGTGTGCTGACCGCGGTCTTCCAGTGGGGATGGGGCGTGACCCTGGTCGGGCTGTCGGGTCCGGTCCCGATCGAGTCCTACGTGCCGATGCTGCTGTTCGCCCTGCTCTTCGGACTGTCCATGGACTACGAGGTGTTCCTGCTGACCGCGGTTCGCGAATCCTGGGACGCCACCGGCGACAACCGCACCTCGGTTCGCGAGGGTCTGGCCGCCACCGGCGTGGTGATCACCTCGGCTGCGCTGATCATGGTCTGCGTCTTCGCCAGCTTCGTCCTCACCTCCAGCCCCGTGGTGAAGATGACCGGCCTCGGCCTGGCGGTGGCGATCGCCATCGACGCCACGATCATCCGCGGCCTGCTGGTCCCCGCCACCATGGCCATGCTCGGCCGCGCCAACTGGTGGACCCCCGGCCGGGATCCGGTCAACCGGCCGTGA